One window of the Chryseobacterium camelliae genome contains the following:
- a CDS encoding citrate synthase has protein sequence MSDNKVILNYGGNSYEYPIVDSTIGDRGIDISKLRDQTGLITLDLGYKNTGATISEITYLDGDQGELFYRGYPIEQIAEKSNFTEVMYLLLQGELPNKDQYAAFENNIKQYNFIAEEMKKIIDAFPRSAHPMGVLSSMTSALTAFNPKAVNVNSKEEMDHAAELLIAKFSHLCAWTYRKTQGLPLNHGDNSLNYVENFYKMAFRLPNQEFEMNPVVVDALDKLLILHADHEQNCSTSTVRMVGSAHTGLFASIASGVSALWGPLHGGANQAVIEMLELIEKDGGDVNKWVAKAKDKNDSFRLMGFGHRVYKNFDPRAKIIKKAADDILNALGIQDKALDIAMQLEKVALEDEYFVERKLYPNVDFYSGIIYRALGIPTEMFTVMFALGRLPGWIAQWKEMRLKGDPIGRPRQVYQGAQKRDYIDITNR, from the coding sequence ATGTCAGACAACAAAGTAATATTGAATTACGGCGGTAATTCGTATGAATATCCCATCGTGGATAGTACTATCGGGGACAGAGGAATTGATATTTCAAAATTAAGAGACCAGACCGGTCTTATCACACTGGATTTAGGGTATAAAAATACCGGGGCCACCATCAGCGAAATCACTTATCTGGACGGAGACCAGGGAGAACTTTTCTACAGAGGGTATCCTATCGAACAGATTGCTGAAAAATCCAATTTTACCGAGGTAATGTATCTTTTACTGCAGGGAGAATTGCCTAATAAAGATCAGTACGCTGCTTTTGAGAATAATATTAAACAATATAACTTCATCGCAGAGGAGATGAAAAAAATCATCGATGCTTTCCCTCGCTCTGCGCATCCTATGGGAGTTCTTTCTTCCATGACTTCTGCACTGACGGCTTTTAATCCTAAAGCGGTAAATGTGAACTCCAAAGAAGAAATGGATCATGCGGCCGAGCTGCTGATTGCCAAATTCTCTCACCTTTGTGCATGGACGTACAGAAAAACCCAGGGATTGCCGCTTAATCACGGAGACAACAGCCTGAACTATGTGGAAAACTTCTACAAAATGGCTTTCAGACTTCCTAACCAGGAGTTTGAAATGAATCCGGTAGTGGTAGACGCATTGGATAAATTACTGATCCTTCATGCGGATCACGAACAGAACTGTTCTACTTCAACAGTAAGAATGGTAGGTTCTGCCCATACCGGTCTATTCGCTTCTATCGCTTCAGGGGTTTCTGCACTTTGGGGACCACTTCACGGTGGTGCAAACCAGGCGGTAATCGAAATGCTTGAGCTGATTGAGAAAGACGGTGGAGATGTTAACAAGTGGGTTGCTAAAGCAAAAGATAAAAATGACAGCTTCCGTTTGATGGGCTTTGGTCACAGAGTATACAAGAACTTCGATCCTAGAGCAAAAATCATCAAGAAAGCAGCAGACGACATCCTGAATGCACTGGGAATCCAGGACAAAGCTCTGGATATTGCCATGCAGTTAGAAAAAGTAGCGCTTGAAGATGAATACTTCGTTGAAAGAAAACTGTACCCGAACGTAGACTTCTATTCAGGAATCATTTACCGTGCATTAGGAATCCCTACTGAAATGTTCACCGTAATGTTTGCATTAGGAAGATTACCGGGATGGATTGCCCAATGGAAAGAAATGAGGCTGAAAGGAGATCCTATCGGAAGACCGAGACAGGTATACCAGGGGGCTCAGAAAAGAGATTATATTGATATTACCAACAGATAA
- a CDS encoding response regulator transcription factor gives MTIQIAIVEDEKNYNNALKKIINYQDDMTVVAQFFNGNEALKNLPAHSPDVVMMDIQLQDISGTEIIHQLKQDMPATQFIMCTSFEDDEKVFSSLKAGAMGYLVKGESMDKIISSIRDVCNGGAPMSFTIARKVLSHFERKLPDIKGFDELTDREKEILQLLSQGLLYKEIADQKCISMDTVKKHVGNIYRKLHVSNKVEAINKFNHFKN, from the coding sequence ATGACCATACAAATTGCCATTGTAGAAGATGAAAAAAACTACAACAATGCCCTGAAAAAGATCATCAATTACCAGGATGATATGACAGTTGTTGCCCAGTTTTTTAATGGCAATGAGGCTTTGAAAAACCTTCCCGCCCATTCTCCGGATGTTGTTATGATGGATATCCAGTTACAGGATATTTCCGGCACTGAAATTATTCACCAGCTTAAACAGGACATGCCTGCAACCCAGTTCATCATGTGTACCAGTTTTGAGGACGATGAAAAAGTCTTCAGTTCCCTAAAAGCCGGAGCCATGGGCTATCTGGTCAAAGGGGAAAGTATGGACAAGATTATTTCTTCTATCCGCGACGTCTGTAACGGCGGTGCTCCCATGAGTTTTACCATTGCCAGGAAAGTGCTGAGCCACTTTGAAAGAAAGCTTCCGGACATCAAAGGCTTCGACGAACTTACGGACCGCGAAAAAGAAATCCTGCAACTGTTGTCACAGGGACTTTTATACAAAGAAATCGCAGATCAGAAATGCATCAGCATGGATACTGTGAAAAAGCATGTCGGGAATATCTACCGGAAACTCCACGTCAGCAACAAAGTGGAGGCCATTAATAAATTTAACCATTTTAAAAACTAA
- a CDS encoding discoidin domain-containing protein — MIRKLLVSLGICICFFSQAQQKTFCNPINIDYGYTPFEVFSKQGKHRATADPVIVNFKNKLFLFSTNQEGYWYSDDMLDWKFVKRKFLRDNKYIHDLNAPAVWKMKDTLYVFGSTWEQDFPIWKSTNPTKDDWKIAVDTLKVGAWDPAFHYDEDKNKLYLYWGSSNEWPLLGTEVKVKTLQSEGFVKPIVRLKPEDHGWERFGEYNDNVFLQPFVEGAWMTKHNGKYYMQYGAPATEFSGYSDGVYVSKNPLEGFEYQQHNPFSYKPGGFARGAGHGATFEDNYKNWWHISTIFISTKNNFERRLGIWPAGFDQDDVMYCNTAYGDYPTFLPQYAQRKDFSKGLFAGWMLLNYNKPVQVSSTLGGYQPNYAVDEDIKTYWSAKSGNPGEWFQTDLGEVCTINAIQINYADQDAEFMGKTLGKMHQYKIYGSSDGKKWHVIVDKSKNTKDVPHDYVELEKPAQARFLKMENLKMPTGKFALSGFRVFGKGPGAVPAKVQNFVPLRADPKKYGERRSIWMKWQQNPDADGYVIYWGKSPDKMYGSIMGYGKNEYFFTGADRTDAYYFQIEAFNANGISERTEIVKSE, encoded by the coding sequence ATGATAAGAAAGCTATTGGTAAGCCTGGGTATCTGCATCTGTTTTTTCTCACAGGCCCAGCAAAAAACATTCTGTAACCCCATCAACATCGATTACGGATATACCCCGTTTGAAGTGTTCTCAAAACAGGGGAAACACAGGGCTACAGCCGATCCGGTCATCGTTAATTTTAAAAACAAACTCTTCCTGTTTTCTACCAATCAGGAGGGATACTGGTACAGTGACGATATGCTCGACTGGAAATTCGTAAAAAGGAAATTCCTGAGGGACAATAAATACATTCATGACCTGAATGCACCTGCCGTCTGGAAAATGAAGGATACTTTGTATGTCTTCGGATCCACCTGGGAACAGGATTTCCCGATCTGGAAGAGTACAAACCCTACCAAAGACGACTGGAAAATAGCGGTAGATACGCTTAAAGTTGGCGCCTGGGATCCTGCTTTTCATTATGATGAAGATAAGAATAAATTATACCTCTACTGGGGATCCAGCAACGAATGGCCATTGCTGGGAACGGAAGTGAAAGTAAAAACCCTTCAGTCTGAAGGGTTTGTAAAGCCGATTGTGCGATTAAAGCCTGAAGATCATGGCTGGGAACGTTTCGGGGAGTATAATGACAATGTTTTCCTGCAGCCTTTTGTGGAAGGAGCGTGGATGACCAAGCACAACGGCAAATACTATATGCAGTATGGTGCGCCGGCTACTGAGTTCAGCGGGTATTCGGATGGAGTCTATGTCAGCAAGAATCCTCTGGAAGGATTTGAATACCAGCAGCACAATCCGTTTTCCTATAAGCCCGGAGGTTTTGCACGCGGGGCAGGGCACGGAGCCACTTTTGAAGACAACTATAAAAACTGGTGGCATATCTCCACCATATTTATTTCCACCAAAAACAATTTCGAGAGAAGATTAGGCATCTGGCCGGCGGGATTCGATCAAGATGATGTGATGTACTGCAATACAGCGTATGGGGATTATCCTACTTTCCTGCCTCAATACGCCCAGAGAAAAGATTTTTCCAAAGGATTGTTTGCAGGATGGATGCTCCTGAACTACAATAAGCCGGTGCAGGTATCATCAACGTTGGGCGGATATCAGCCTAATTATGCTGTGGATGAAGATATAAAAACTTACTGGAGCGCCAAAAGCGGTAACCCAGGAGAATGGTTCCAGACCGATCTGGGTGAAGTATGCACCATCAATGCGATCCAGATCAATTATGCAGACCAGGACGCAGAATTTATGGGTAAGACACTCGGAAAAATGCATCAGTATAAAATCTACGGATCCAGCGATGGTAAGAAATGGCACGTTATCGTGGATAAAAGCAAAAATACCAAAGATGTCCCTCACGATTATGTAGAGCTTGAAAAGCCTGCACAGGCACGGTTCCTGAAAATGGAAAACCTGAAAATGCCTACCGGGAAATTTGCCTTAAGCGGATTCAGGGTCTTCGGAAAAGGCCCGGGCGCTGTTCCTGCCAAAGTACAGAATTTCGTCCCACTCAGGGCCGACCCTAAGAAATACGGGGAAAGAAGAAGCATCTGGATGAAATGGCAGCAAAATCCTGATGCAGACGGTTACGTTATCTACTGGGGCAAATCCCCGGATAAAATGTACGGCAGCATCATGGGATACGGAAAGAACGAATATTTCTTTACCGGAGCCGACCGTACCGATGCCTATTATTTCCAGATTGAAGCATTTAACGCTAATGGGATTTCGGAGCGGACAGAGATCGTGAAATCGGAGTAA
- a CDS encoding dimethylarginine dimethylaminohydrolase family protein, which yields MKLNIKNETGRLKSVVLGQPNSMGPVPVLDESYDAKSYHSIQNNIYPKEQDIISEMNAFEAVLKKYDVEVLRPSIIENYNQVFARDVAFVIDDKMIISNVIADRADEQDAYQKVFEKVAWRKIINLPETAHIEGGDVIVWDDFLFIGTCFSEDYRSYKTARTNEYAIEILKEYFPKKRIIDLELKKNDKIPYEGILHLDCTFNPVGEDKCIIYKNGFVDESDYRLIIDIFGEENCFHINDEEMFEMFPNIFSIAPDVVVSDQSFTRMNNYLRNEWGMTVEEIPYREISKMGGLLRCSTMPLVRE from the coding sequence ATGAAACTAAATATAAAAAATGAAACGGGAAGGCTGAAATCAGTGGTTTTAGGCCAGCCCAATTCAATGGGACCAGTCCCTGTCCTGGATGAAAGTTATGATGCCAAGTCATATCACTCCATTCAAAATAACATTTATCCGAAAGAGCAGGATATCATCAGTGAAATGAACGCCTTTGAGGCTGTCCTTAAAAAATATGATGTAGAGGTGCTCCGTCCGAGCATTATCGAAAACTATAATCAGGTATTTGCAAGGGATGTAGCCTTTGTGATCGATGACAAGATGATCATTTCCAATGTGATTGCAGACCGGGCAGATGAGCAGGACGCTTACCAGAAGGTGTTTGAAAAAGTGGCATGGAGAAAAATCATCAACCTCCCGGAAACTGCGCATATTGAAGGCGGAGATGTTATTGTTTGGGATGACTTCCTCTTTATCGGCACCTGCTTCAGTGAAGATTACCGGAGCTACAAAACGGCAAGGACGAACGAATATGCCATCGAAATCCTCAAAGAATATTTTCCCAAGAAAAGGATCATTGACCTTGAACTGAAAAAGAATGACAAGATTCCTTATGAGGGCATCTTACATTTAGACTGCACATTTAATCCGGTAGGAGAGGATAAATGCATCATTTACAAGAACGGATTCGTAGATGAAAGCGACTACCGCCTGATCATTGATATCTTCGGTGAAGAAAACTGTTTCCACATCAATGATGAAGAGATGTTTGAAATGTTCCCGAACATTTTTTCCATTGCTCCTGACGTGGTAGTCTCTGACCAGTCTTTCACCCGCATGAACAACTACCTCAGAAACGAATGGGGAATGACTGTAGAAGAAATTCCTTACCGTGAGATCTCAAAAATGGGAGGCCTGCTGAGGTGTTCTACGATGCCGTTAGTGAGAGAGTAA
- a CDS encoding alpha/beta hydrolase gives MERNIILIIGLVLAAFQISCKENKITMGTDASFIKKENILYAEDRNPELTMDLYTPEKHSRENKDVFIIIHGGGWRGGNKSELTLFTLSMMKKFPHSVFANINYRLASTSRYALPNQIDDIRTAMNYVEKAAGFQPRFILLGNSAGGHLSMLYAYKFDPDKKVKAVINIVGPADLSDPGFKRYDDYSFLENHLVDPKAAYGSPMAYASPVAWISSHSAPTLSYYGINDQVVPFTQKNILDSVLSKNKVLHESYEFTGGHSDWYQGKNGEFLIGKVEAFLKKL, from the coding sequence ATGGAAAGAAATATCATTTTAATAATCGGATTGGTTCTGGCAGCTTTTCAGATCAGCTGTAAAGAAAACAAAATAACAATGGGGACTGATGCCTCATTTATTAAAAAGGAAAACATTCTGTATGCTGAAGACAGGAATCCGGAACTGACCATGGACCTGTATACTCCGGAAAAGCATTCCCGTGAAAACAAAGATGTATTCATCATCATCCATGGCGGCGGCTGGCGCGGCGGCAATAAATCTGAACTGACGCTTTTTACGCTGTCCATGATGAAAAAATTTCCGCATTCCGTTTTTGCCAACATCAATTACAGGCTCGCCTCAACGTCAAGATATGCATTGCCGAATCAGATTGATGATATCCGGACTGCTATGAATTATGTAGAAAAAGCAGCAGGCTTTCAGCCACGGTTTATCCTTCTGGGAAACAGTGCAGGAGGTCATCTGTCTATGCTGTATGCCTATAAGTTCGATCCTGATAAGAAGGTAAAAGCGGTCATTAATATTGTGGGCCCTGCCGACCTGTCGGATCCCGGTTTTAAACGCTATGATGATTACTCTTTTCTTGAAAACCATCTGGTAGATCCCAAAGCAGCTTATGGATCACCGATGGCATATGCCAGTCCTGTGGCCTGGATCAGTTCCCATTCTGCTCCTACGCTTTCTTATTACGGAATCAATGACCAGGTGGTTCCCTTTACACAAAAAAACATCCTTGATTCCGTCCTCAGTAAAAACAAGGTTCTTCATGAATCCTATGAATTTACCGGCGGACATTCGGATTGGTACCAGGGGAAGAACGGGGAATTTCTTATTGGAAAAGTGGAGGCGTTTTTGAAGAAACTTTAA
- the ctlX gene encoding citrulline utilization hydrolase CtlX yields the protein MQTTDTVLMIEPIAFGFNAETAENNYFQIEQKELDIQEKALAEFKTFAEKLRSKGINVIAIKDTAEPHTPDSIFPNNWVSFHRDGKVVLYPMFATNRRVERREDIIESIKNQGFEVTEIDDWSFPEIQGHYLEGTGSMIFDHDHKIAYGSVSLRLDENLFREFCEKYGFTPVVFHSYQTVGSERFPIYHTNVMMCVADRFVVICLDCIDDELERAKVIETIKNSGKEIIEISEEQMHRFAGNMLQVQNKDGEKFLIMSETAYRSLNSDQVSAIEKYCEIIYSDLNTIEVNGGGSARCMLAEVFLPKK from the coding sequence ATGCAGACAACAGATACAGTACTCATGATAGAACCGATTGCTTTCGGTTTTAATGCAGAAACGGCAGAAAACAACTATTTCCAGATCGAGCAGAAAGAACTGGATATCCAGGAAAAGGCATTGGCAGAATTCAAAACTTTTGCCGAAAAGCTCAGAAGCAAAGGAATCAATGTGATTGCCATAAAAGATACGGCAGAGCCCCATACGCCGGATTCTATTTTCCCGAATAACTGGGTGAGCTTCCACCGGGACGGAAAAGTGGTCCTGTATCCGATGTTCGCCACCAACAGGAGAGTGGAAAGACGGGAAGATATTATTGAAAGCATCAAAAACCAGGGATTTGAGGTGACTGAGATCGATGACTGGTCATTCCCGGAAATTCAGGGGCATTATCTGGAAGGAACAGGAAGTATGATTTTTGATCACGACCATAAAATTGCCTACGGTTCGGTTTCCCTGAGGCTGGATGAAAACCTGTTCCGGGAATTCTGTGAAAAATATGGCTTTACTCCGGTTGTATTCCATTCTTATCAGACGGTAGGTTCAGAGCGTTTTCCGATTTATCATACCAATGTGATGATGTGTGTAGCAGACCGTTTTGTAGTGATCTGCCTGGATTGTATCGATGATGAACTGGAAAGAGCTAAGGTAATAGAAACCATCAAGAATTCAGGGAAAGAAATCATTGAAATCTCGGAAGAACAGATGCACCGGTTTGCCGGAAATATGCTTCAGGTACAGAATAAGGATGGTGAAAAATTCCTGATTATGAGCGAAACGGCGTATCGGTCATTAAACAGCGACCAGGTTTCAGCGATCGAAAAATACTGTGAAATCATTTATTCGGATCTGAATACCATCGAAGTGAATGGCGGAGGCAGTGCACGATGTATGCTGGCTGAGGTTTTCCTGCCGAAAAAATAA
- a CDS encoding sensor histidine kinase, which translates to MYNRKQLLYLKENQLKESVHQNQLLQKELEKQRLVEEERERISHDMHDDLGAGISALKLQAEFLKLKIKDPELQDDLNELLKTSGEMSISMREMLWSLNAQHDTLGGFTEYAKLYAQNFLKRTPILLDIKTKDIVKETVITTEQRRNLFLCLKEALNNAYKHSRADRLHLSFSQDEQEFTMEVSDNGIGIASLSSEGNGLSNMKRRMQDQNGHFEITAGNGTRLLFRIGL; encoded by the coding sequence ATGTATAACAGAAAGCAGCTTCTGTACCTTAAAGAAAACCAACTCAAAGAATCTGTCCACCAGAACCAGCTCCTTCAAAAAGAACTCGAAAAACAGAGGCTCGTTGAGGAAGAACGCGAACGGATTTCCCATGATATGCATGATGACCTGGGAGCCGGAATTTCTGCCCTAAAACTGCAGGCAGAGTTCCTGAAGCTCAAAATAAAGGATCCTGAATTGCAGGATGATCTTAATGAATTGCTGAAAACCTCCGGAGAGATGAGCATTTCCATGCGCGAAATGCTCTGGAGCCTGAATGCGCAGCATGATACGCTGGGAGGGTTCACTGAATATGCAAAACTCTATGCCCAGAATTTCCTGAAAAGGACACCTATTCTCCTTGATATCAAAACTAAAGATATCGTTAAGGAAACTGTTATCACAACCGAGCAAAGGCGGAATCTGTTTTTATGCCTCAAGGAAGCGCTGAATAATGCGTATAAGCACAGCCGGGCAGACCGCTTACACCTTTCTTTCAGCCAGGATGAACAGGAATTCACCATGGAAGTTTCAGATAATGGTATTGGCATTGCCAGCCTTAGCAGTGAAGGCAACGGGCTAAGCAATATGAAACGAAGAATGCAGGACCAGAACGGTCATTTTGAAATTACCGCCGGAAACGGTACCCGTCTGCTTTTCAGAATCGGATTATAA
- the eno gene encoding phosphopyruvate hydratase, which yields MSYISYIEARQILDSRGNPTVEVDVFTESGAMGRAAVPSGASTGEHEAVELRDGGSEWMGKGVSKAVENVREVIAPELVGLPVFDQNLLDQIMIDLDGSGNKGNLGANAILGVSLAAAKAAATELRMPLYKYVGGVNANTLPVPMMNVINGGSHSDAPIAFQEFMIMPVKADSFSHALRKGTEIFHSLKSILHSRGLSTAVGDEGGFAPTFSGTEDALDTLLQAIEKAGYKPGDDIMLALDCAASEFYKDGIYDYRKFQTADAAQFSSSEQVSYLAELAAKYPIISIEDGMQENDWEGWKMLTDKIGDRVQLVGDDLFVTNVERLSRGVNEGIANSILVKVNQIGSLSETMAAVQMAQHNKFTSVMSHRSGETEDSTIADLAVAMNCGQIKTGSASRSDRMAKYNQLLRIEEALGETAVFPGLDAFKIKR from the coding sequence ATGAGTTACATTTCTTACATAGAAGCGAGACAAATTTTGGATTCAAGAGGAAATCCTACAGTAGAAGTAGATGTATTCACGGAAAGCGGTGCGATGGGTCGTGCTGCAGTACCTTCCGGAGCGTCTACCGGAGAACATGAAGCGGTGGAATTGCGTGACGGCGGTTCTGAATGGATGGGAAAAGGAGTTTCCAAAGCTGTAGAAAATGTAAGAGAAGTCATTGCCCCTGAATTGGTAGGCCTTCCGGTTTTCGACCAGAATCTTTTGGATCAGATCATGATTGATCTGGACGGATCGGGCAACAAAGGAAATCTGGGTGCCAATGCCATTCTTGGAGTATCATTAGCTGCTGCCAAAGCTGCTGCCACAGAGCTTAGAATGCCATTATACAAATATGTGGGAGGAGTGAATGCCAATACACTTCCTGTTCCGATGATGAACGTAATCAACGGTGGATCGCACTCTGATGCACCTATCGCATTCCAGGAGTTCATGATCATGCCGGTAAAAGCAGATTCTTTCTCTCACGCATTGAGAAAAGGAACTGAGATCTTCCACAGCCTTAAATCCATTCTTCATTCAAGAGGCTTATCTACAGCCGTAGGTGATGAAGGTGGTTTTGCTCCTACATTCTCAGGAACAGAAGATGCCCTGGATACTTTGCTTCAGGCGATTGAGAAAGCAGGATACAAGCCTGGCGACGACATTATGTTAGCGCTTGACTGTGCCGCTTCTGAATTCTACAAAGACGGGATCTACGATTACAGAAAGTTCCAGACTGCGGATGCAGCACAATTCTCAAGCAGCGAGCAGGTATCTTACCTGGCTGAACTGGCTGCGAAATACCCGATCATTTCTATTGAAGACGGTATGCAGGAAAATGACTGGGAAGGATGGAAGATGCTTACCGATAAAATCGGAGACCGCGTACAGCTGGTAGGAGATGATCTATTTGTGACCAACGTAGAAAGGTTATCAAGAGGAGTAAATGAAGGCATTGCCAACTCTATTCTGGTTAAAGTAAACCAGATCGGTTCTTTATCCGAAACTATGGCTGCCGTACAAATGGCTCAGCACAATAAATTTACATCGGTAATGTCCCACAGATCCGGTGAAACAGAAGACTCTACAATTGCAGACCTTGCGGTTGCTATGAACTGCGGACAGATCAAAACAGGATCTGCTTCAAGATCAGACAGGATGGCAAAATACAATCAGTTGTTAAGAATTGAGGAAGCATTGGGCGAAACAGCTGTTTTCCCTGGATTGGATGCTTTTAAAATCAAAAGATAA